The genomic window TACTTTTCCACCCTAGATTTCCAATCACAGCAAAATGTTGTATTAACCCAGTCACATTTTGTCCACATTAATTTCCAGGACCTCTAAAAACGTTTTTATATAATGCAGTCTTATGCAATCACAGGAATCCTTGGCTCTAAGAGTGAAATATTTGTGTTACCCACTGGAACCCAAGCTGCACAACAGTTAAAGTATATTGATTTGTTTAGGAGAGACCACAATGTAAATTATGATTCTGATGTAAATTGACCACGGGCCACTGAGGGAGTCATAAATCAGAGAGCTCAGCATCAGGTGAAAGTTTTCCCACCCGGGTCAATTTAAAATACCCATTttgcttgaatgtgtgtgtgtgtgtgtgtgtgtgtgtgtgtgtgtgtgtgtgtgtgtgtgtgtgtgtgtgtgtgtgtgtgtgtgtgtgtgtttaactagTAAGTGCACAAGGCTGCTTGTGTGTGCTGTCTGTCCTGCATCACGGATCTAGAGAGGGACAATCAGGTGGAGATAAGGCTTtgaggtgtctgtgtgtactcAAGACGGGAGCAGCACGGAACTGTCCATGAACTATCAGCAAAacctaacacacacaacatatggCATAGGCTACAACAACAACCCGCCATATACGTTTGATCAAATGCACGATGAAGCTTTGAAGATGAAATTGAATCCAAGTCATATTTTGGAAAATTTCTGCCTTCTTTGTTGTATTCTATTAAAAACGGTTAACCTGAAAACTATCTGACtctctaaacacacacaatatatatatatatttcctggGAAGCAGAGGTCCTTGAATACTTTTTTTCTCGGTCTCACTACTTCTTCTACGACTCAGGCAGTTGAGCAGCAGGCTGTCCAGCTGTCATGGAGCACCCTCATAATACTGAAgtaacacccacacacatgcacacagtgtaGACTTACAGACGTAGAAGCACCACAGCAATGAGGGTCCACTCTGTAGTTTTGTGGatgatgtttgtgttggtgAACCTGTGGTGATGAGAGAGGAAGCAACAAGTCAGAACTTAACTAACTCAgattattgtcattttaaagagtctgtctctggctgtagAGAAATGTCACCAGTGAATATGCATGAAAATACTAAAGTGGATTTGAGCAACCTTGTTTGGGTAGGTGACAAAAATGATCCAATTCTGATGTTAAATAAACAcggaaaacaaaatgtgcataAAGCCGaaacaaaaaccacaaacattGCCTGCAATAGTTCAGTGATGTATGCTGCTGTGACAGCTCTGTGTTTATTCTTTGGCTTCAGCCTCTTGTCAGTGGGGCCTCAAAGAGAATTGCAGGAAGCAGGACCGTGGAGGTGTTAACTCTCCTACTCGTACAGCTTTTAAATCACTGACACAGAGATTTATATCAACAGCAATCCTGTTGAAAACATCCGAAACCAGCCGATAGTGGGTATGCAGTATGGTTACGGCaggaaatgtttaatttaagtttttaaatcttcaatgtcttattattttattcctaTTTTAATATAGCACTATACTCACTACTatcaaaagtatttattttatttctattatgtAACAAATGCTagaatattaaaacaacaacacacaattaTAAAGtgcagaaatgaaatgtttcagtttttcgAGATGTGAAATGAGGAAAATCACAAATGAGGAAAATCAATAAAATCCATGATGCTGCATCAGTTTCAGggtctttgttttttgtgtgctgTCAAATGTTTAGAACTGTGCCACATTTATGTTATCAACACCACCTATGATTTTCTGACTGTGACAAGTAAAAATGTTTACTGTGAAAAAAGGCATAAATGTCTGTTGAGCTCTAAATAACTAATTTATGTAAGAATTCACATTTACCACTTGAACACATCATCATATCAAAAGGTATGCACATTATGAAAATATTGCACCTCTATTTTATTTCcatatacttttttttccagatccATACgtggtcactgtgacctttacctttgaccactgaaacataatcactttatctttgatacaactgatcaaaagttgaagaaatccCCTCAAGCTGCTTTGAGATATCGCATtaaagaggccaaaaacatgttttttgggTCCAACgtgaccttaacctttgaccactgaattCTAATCAGTTTATCAATGAGTCCagtttgagaaaattaaaaggAAAGTCAGCACAATTTTTTAACGGTCACCACGGAGGCATCAAGAGGCTCACAACCAGTTGATGACTCCTTTTGTTGTCGTGTTTCCTTCAGACCTGTAGAGGGCACCAGATTATTCAAGTCTTCCCAGTGTTGAGGAATTTTAAGAGCTCCTTCTATGCTTATTGGatttttccctttatttttAGTAAAGTATAGTCTGCTGCAAGGTGGAATCATTGTTCCTGATGGGCCTGATACATCTTGATTGTATAACCTTTTGTTTTCAACAAAGTTTCACCAACTAACTTGTCCACCCacatacagttttatttttaatggagCTGATGTGAACTATGATGATCTGTCTTCTGCAGATGTTGAAGATTATAATTAAAAAGCAAAGTTTCCTTGTCAGGATGTAAAAACCTAGTGGACAAAAAAATTTTGTGTAAGGAGAGTTGATGTGTGTCCTAGTGCTGGTAGACAGGTCACAGGATGCATCGGAGTCTGTGTTCGCTGAACTGACCTGAACGTCTTGAGCAGGTTGTTCAGGTCAGAAGAGACGTCACTCATGGTGAGATGCAGCGGACCCACAATGTTTTTGAgactgcacaacacacacacaaaaagacgaaggacaaagacacaaagagaaaaaaaagcaattttaaGTGTAAAAGTGATTGTCCATTGTTCATTGACTAAATGCACTGTTCAGTAACTGATGGGGCCTCTACACTACACTATGTTAACAAGCACATAACTTTATAAACATATTGTGACATGTTTGAACCTGGTATCTCCTTATGGACAGAGATATGAATTACCAGTCAGGATACAAATATGACCAAAATGAATGATGGTTCAGAGCTAAGGAAGCACATCAATACACTGCCTTGGATTTTTGGATGAATATAGGTgtccacaaaataaaagcacataaaaCATATAGGGGGAAGAAAATGCAGTAAATACACATAGCCGAaagaaacacaagagaaaagGAACACAAAGACACTGACCAGTTGGTGAGCTTCTCCGCTGTGATTTGTTTCTGGATGAGGTGCTGAGCTTGAGAGTCAACAAGTGGCAGAGCTGGGTCTCTTGGGTCCTGGTCCTGGACTGTCACCTGgtggaagaaaacaacatgttaaGACTCAGTATGGGGTCATTCCGTGTCAAATTGCCCCACGTCTGGTCCACACATCACATATTTTAGTGAAATTTATTGAAACATGATTCCACTGTGTTGTATTTCTTTGAAGACTATCCAGTAAGCTGGGAACCCATCAGCAAAGTAGTTAATTGGTGCTGTGTCCTTCACTAACCTTGTTGTCATTTGGTGCCTCTATCTCCTCAGGCCACATCCCTTTATAAAGCTCCTTCActctgagctccagctgctgtgtCTCCTCCCTCAGTGTCTTATagtctggagctgctgcagatggCCTCTTAAGCGCCCCAGCATCAGCCCCTTCTAAATCCTCTACAGAAATCTCATCTTCAAAGTCATCTtcatccagctcctcctctccgtTGTCATTCTCACTTTTTAGGTCAGCAAAAGGAGAGCCTAGAGAATGGTCGCCACCGTACAGGAATTTCAATGTCTCGACTGTGCTCCATTCCTTCAAGGTTCTTCTCAAACATTCAAGGAGATTCAGCCGGGTGGAGTCGGGTTTGGGTGCAGCAGTGTGGTTCTTGAGTAGATCTCGTAACCCCGCTGCCCCTTTCTTACTCATACCCACCTGGGTGATGCCGAGTCCTGGCTGGGCGGGCATTGTTGTGCTGTGGATGCTCTGATGAGCCGTGGTTATTGTTGAAGAGGAGAgaggtttgttttctgctgGGGGTTGTGAGTCAGTAAGTAGTGGAGGAGAGATGAGCAGTGTTGCATGTTCTGCAGGTGATGAGTCAACAGGCAGGGAAACAGCGTGAGTCAATGTCTCAGACAAACTGCACAGATCAATCTTATCTTTAACCTCTTCCACACTGGTTTCCTTTGGCGAGTCTTTTTCCTCTGCCGGGTCAATATTTCTGACATGCAGCTTTTCTGAATCAGTTCTATTCTCTGTTTTCAGTGCATGAGACTCTTTTCCTTGCTCAtcttctctcctttttcccTTCTCTGCTTTCTGACTTTGAAGATGCACGatctcctcctcacccccttctctgttctgtttctctttcctctcaatATTCCCTCCTTTTCCTTTCTCGTCTTCATCTGTGCGTTTAGGCAGGGCACCCCAGTGCACCCTGCGACCGTGCTGCTGCGACACAACGCTGGAGACAAAGTCCTGGTCTTGCTCCACGTCACTGGTGTCGCTGTGGTCACCTGCGGCACAACATTGTTGGGAGCTGTGAGGCTCCCAAGGCTGAGCAGTCAGCAGATTCTCGATGTCCTCCTCTTGGAGAATCCTCTCTGATAGAATCACCACCTCACCAGAGCTcccactgaacacacacatgtaaggCTGAATTAGTAAATCTATCATAAAGGCTTAATAAACcttagaaaacaaatatctaaaaatAGTATTTATCCATTAGTAGAATCAGATCGGCAACAAATCTCATATTTATCAGCATTTACAATATTCTTTACTATGGAATGTAAACACTGAAGCCAAAACATACCCATCTCCTTTCTTCACCAGTTTAATTTCTTGAGGGCTGTCAGAAATAAGGGAAGTGAACACATGACCTTATTATGCAGAAACTAATCATATATGAGATAAGATCAATTAagaacaaatgtatttattgatccGACTTCAAGGAAATTAGCTTGCCACAGGAGTAGATAGTGCAAATAACGTAGACACATGAacatgtaaaagtaaaatagaa from Paralichthys olivaceus isolate ysfri-2021 chromosome 16, ASM2471397v2, whole genome shotgun sequence includes these protein-coding regions:
- the rpap2 gene encoding putative RNA polymerase II subunit B1 CTD phosphatase rpap2, giving the protein MATEQRRRTPKNSQKGEKRVKALGVEEEARRREEVKEELRQRLELEKRALKVVERLLDDSVAEDFLVDCAKFITPANYKDTIEERMIAKLCGYPICPNKLGKIPTQQFKISTKTNKVYDITERKCFCSNFCYKASKEFELQISKTPLWLRQHESPQEIKLVKKGDGGSSGEVVILSERILQEEDIENLLTAQPWEPHSSQQCCAAGDHSDTSDVEQDQDFVSSVVSQQHGRRVHWGALPKRTDEDEKGKGGNIERKEKQNREGGEEEIVHLQSQKAEKGKRREDEQGKESHALKTENRTDSEKLHVRNIDPAEEKDSPKETSVEEVKDKIDLCSLSETLTHAVSLPVDSSPAEHATLLISPPLLTDSQPPAENKPLSSSTITTAHQSIHSTTMPAQPGLGITQVGMSKKGAAGLRDLLKNHTAAPKPDSTRLNLLECLRRTLKEWSTVETLKFLYGGDHSLGSPFADLKSENDNGEEELDEDDFEDEISVEDLEGADAGALKRPSAAAPDYKTLREETQQLELRVKELYKGMWPEEIEAPNDNKVTVQDQDPRDPALPLVDSQAQHLIQKQITAEKLTNCLKNIVGPLHLTMSDVSSDLNNLLKTFRFTNTNIIHKTTEWTLIAVVLLRLLSEVSLVVREALETTASAAYLNTMMEELGLHKQDLVNLVRLFKTPAQ